A DNA window from Danio aesculapii chromosome 1, fDanAes4.1, whole genome shotgun sequence contains the following coding sequences:
- the si:dkey-1h24.6 gene encoding uncharacterized protein si:dkey-1h24.6 — translation MEIFWTCVTFFSLCLFQSTLSETQSMCKGELPPIEYVALNSTVKVVCPKLSAPEMDFRLFKDCDEVISIYVKINYTSILKTKKNTNREFPAEFSVDLDNSTSFILAGVTVNMTALYTCEASISYPPPFKNVEHKPQTIVFVEARSEKRPDLCQQSNHLNLWVAFGFLALYGVLMTCITILRIKPRQIGYAFKDRECGRKWQGVQHPTRQGFYIQPRNCLTSSTVTKPL, via the exons ATGGAGATTTTCTGGACATGTGTGACCTTCTTTAGTCTCTGTCTTTTCCAAAGCACTCTATCTGAAACACAGAGCATGTGCAAAG GCGAACTCCCACCGATCGAGTACGTGGCACTGAACAGTACTGTTAAAGTGGTCTGCCCTAAACTCAGTGCACCAGAAATGGACTTCAGATTGTTTAAAGACTGTGATGAGGTCATCTCCATTTATGTGAAGATAAATTATACGTCCATCCTCAAAacgaaaaaaaacacaaacagagagTTCCCTGCCGAATTCAGTGTTGATTTGGATAACAGTACCAGCTTCATCCTGGCTGGTGTGACTGTGAATATGACAGCCCTGTATACCTGTGAGGCCAGCATAAGCTATCCTCCTCCATTTAAGAATGTGGAGCACAAACCACAAACTATTGTGTTTGTTGAAG ccaggtcagaaaaaagGCCTGATCTTTGTCAGCAAAGCAATCATCTGAATTTGTGGGTAGCTTTTGGATTCCTGGCCTTATACGGAGTGCTAATGACTTGCATCACTATCCTGCGG ATCAAGCCGAGACAAATTGGTTATGCCTTCAAGGACAGAGAATGTGGCCGGAAATGGCAGGGGGTTCAACATCCAACCCGGCAGGGTTTTTACATACAACCAAGAAACTGTTTGACATCATCTACTGTAACAAAACCTCTCTAA